One Mycolicibacterium crocinum DNA window includes the following coding sequences:
- a CDS encoding MarR family winged helix-turn-helix transcriptional regulator has product MGGMIAGRTASEMPGLDIAEQRSWQNFLDAALRLYGTLNRGLVDKHKLSLVDVRLLEILDNSETGAARMGDLADQLMSLPSRVTRQIRRLETAGLVRREASPDDGRGVLASITDLGREVVEDAMLTYAKGVRDNFLTPLSRPQMAAMGENCRRISAALKNGGNSAKVGRV; this is encoded by the coding sequence ATGGGAGGGATGATTGCGGGGCGGACCGCTAGTGAGATGCCGGGGTTGGATATAGCCGAGCAGAGGTCTTGGCAGAACTTCCTCGACGCCGCACTGCGGCTGTACGGAACATTGAATCGGGGGCTCGTCGACAAGCACAAATTGAGCTTGGTCGACGTTCGTCTGTTGGAGATCTTGGACAACTCTGAGACCGGCGCGGCACGCATGGGAGATCTGGCCGATCAGCTCATGTCGCTGCCGAGTCGGGTGACGCGTCAGATTCGTCGGTTGGAGACCGCGGGTTTGGTGCGTCGGGAGGCCAGTCCCGACGATGGCCGCGGCGTCTTGGCGAGCATCACCGACCTTGGGCGTGAGGTCGTCGAAGACGCGATGCTGACCTACGCCAAGGGTGTTCGGGACAACTTCCTGACTCCGCTGTCCCGTCCCCAAATGGCCGCGATGGGGGAGAACTGTCGCCGGATCAGTGCCGCGTTGAAGAACGGCGGCAACTCGGCGAAGGTCGGCCGCGTCTAA
- a CDS encoding NAD(P)H-quinone oxidoreductase encodes MLAIVAESPDRLTWSEVPDVAPGHGEVLIKVSTAGINRADLLQAAGNYPPPPGASNILGLEVSGVIANVGEGVAGWTVGQDVCALLAGGGYAEYVAVPAGQVMPVPLGVSLADAAALPEVACTVWSNIVMTAHLADGELLLIHGGASGIGTHAVQVGTALGNRVAVTAGSRSKLDLCGELGADVLISYRDEDFVARVNNETDGRGADVILDIMGAAYLDRNLDALAPDGRMTIIGMQGGIKAEFNIAKAVAKRLHVIGTSLRGRPVDGPNGKKAIVDAVVASVWPMIADGRVRPIIGARFPISDAAEAHRALTAGETFGKVLLTVSE; translated from the coding sequence ATGTTGGCCATCGTCGCTGAATCGCCCGACCGCCTGACCTGGAGCGAAGTGCCTGACGTCGCGCCCGGACATGGCGAAGTCCTGATCAAAGTCAGCACTGCGGGCATCAACCGTGCCGACCTCCTGCAAGCGGCCGGGAACTATCCGCCGCCCCCGGGAGCCAGCAACATCCTGGGCCTCGAAGTTTCCGGTGTGATTGCGAACGTGGGCGAAGGCGTCGCGGGATGGACTGTCGGACAAGACGTTTGCGCCTTATTGGCCGGAGGCGGTTACGCCGAATACGTCGCGGTGCCCGCGGGGCAAGTCATGCCTGTTCCGCTCGGCGTCTCGCTGGCCGACGCCGCCGCACTGCCGGAGGTCGCCTGCACGGTGTGGTCGAACATCGTCATGACAGCACACCTGGCCGACGGTGAGCTGTTGCTGATCCATGGCGGCGCCAGCGGAATCGGCACTCACGCCGTCCAGGTGGGCACCGCGCTGGGCAATCGGGTGGCGGTGACCGCGGGCTCACGATCGAAGCTCGACCTCTGCGGCGAATTGGGCGCCGACGTCCTAATCTCTTACCGCGACGAGGATTTCGTCGCACGCGTCAATAATGAGACCGACGGCCGCGGCGCGGACGTCATCCTCGACATCATGGGCGCGGCGTACCTCGATCGGAATCTCGACGCGCTCGCGCCCGACGGGCGGATGACGATCATCGGCATGCAGGGCGGGATCAAAGCCGAATTCAACATCGCCAAGGCGGTTGCCAAGCGGCTGCACGTGATCGGAACCTCGTTGCGTGGCCGGCCCGTCGACGGACCGAACGGAAAGAAGGCCATCGTCGACGCGGTGGTGGCTTCGGTCTGGCCGATGATCGCCGACGGCCGCGTCCGTCCCATCATCGGCGCGCGGTTCCCGATCTCCGATGCCGCCGAAGCGCATCGCGCGCTGACCGCCGGGGAGACGTTCGGGAAGGTGTTGCTGACCGTCAGCGAGTGA
- a CDS encoding cysteine desulfurase-like protein, translated as MAYDVARVRGLHPALGDGWMRFDAQAGMLIPESVATTVSTAFRGSVPNTASPHPSARRSVAVLDAARQAVADLVNGDPSGVVLGADRSILLTSLADASSSRAGIGYEVVVSRLDDEANIAPWLRAANRYGAKVKWAEVDIETGELPSWQWESLITPPTRLVAMASASSTLGTITDVSAVTKLVHDVSGLVVVDHSAAAPYQLMDLDETEADVVALNAPAWGGPPIGALVFRNPSLIDSFGSVSMNPYASGPERLELGGHQYGLLAGVVASIEYLAGLDESARGSRRERLAVSMQSAGSYLSGLFEYLMASLRSLPLVMVIGRPESHIPVVSFAVTGVPAERVVQRLADNGILAVCNANSRVLDLIGVNDIGGAVTVGLAHYSTMGEVDQLVRALASLG; from the coding sequence ATGGCATACGACGTCGCCCGGGTGCGTGGTCTGCACCCAGCATTGGGCGACGGATGGATGCGTTTCGACGCCCAGGCCGGGATGTTGATCCCCGAGTCGGTCGCCACCACGGTCTCCACGGCGTTCCGCGGCTCGGTCCCGAACACGGCCAGTCCGCATCCCTCGGCCCGGCGCAGTGTGGCGGTGCTCGACGCCGCCCGCCAGGCGGTCGCCGACTTGGTCAACGGTGATCCGAGCGGGGTGGTGCTCGGCGCCGATCGCTCGATCCTGCTGACCTCACTGGCCGACGCTTCGTCGTCCCGGGCCGGAATCGGTTACGAGGTCGTGGTCAGCCGGCTCGACGATGAAGCGAACATCGCGCCGTGGCTGCGGGCGGCCAACCGGTACGGAGCCAAGGTCAAGTGGGCCGAGGTCGATATCGAGACCGGCGAGCTGCCGTCGTGGCAGTGGGAGAGTCTGATCACGCCGCCCACCCGCTTGGTGGCCATGGCGTCGGCGTCCTCGACGCTGGGCACGATCACCGACGTGAGTGCCGTGACCAAACTCGTGCACGACGTCAGCGGGCTCGTCGTCGTCGATCACTCGGCGGCCGCGCCGTATCAGCTGATGGACCTCGACGAGACCGAAGCCGACGTCGTCGCGCTCAACGCACCGGCGTGGGGCGGACCCCCGATCGGTGCGCTGGTGTTCCGCAACCCCTCGCTCATCGACAGCTTCGGATCGGTGTCGATGAATCCCTACGCCAGCGGCCCGGAACGGCTCGAACTGGGCGGGCATCAGTACGGTCTGCTGGCCGGTGTGGTCGCCAGTATCGAGTACCTGGCCGGCCTGGATGAGTCGGCGCGCGGAAGTCGACGCGAAAGGCTCGCTGTCTCAATGCAATCCGCGGGTTCCTACCTCAGCGGCCTGTTCGAGTACCTGATGGCCTCGCTGCGATCGCTTCCCTTGGTCATGGTGATCGGGCGGCCGGAGTCGCACATTCCCGTGGTGAGTTTCGCGGTGACCGGGGTGCCGGCCGAGCGGGTGGTGCAGCGGCTGGCCGACAACGGAATCCTGGCCGTGTGCAATGCCAACTCGCGGGTGCTCGACCTGATCGGCGTCAACGACATCGGCGGTGCCGTCACCGTCGGGTTGGCCCACTACTCGACGATGGGCGAAGTGGATCAGCTGGTGCGAGCGCTGGCGTCGCTGGGCTGA
- a CDS encoding DUF6541 family protein, translating into MSFGFGVLIAVLLLILPGAVVALAGRLRWYVALGVGPVLTYGVVGLAIIPFGAIGIRWNVWTALLALAIVTAVVFGLRMLLTRYRAADPTVDEVSLWPALVVAAGVIFGALLIGFAAWRGMPYWQSIPSNWDSVWHANTIRWILDTGQASSTHMGELRNVETHASLYYPSVFHALGAVLAQLTGAAPTTAYTLSSLAAAVWLFPLSAGLLTWQLLRSRWSQWRTAGAAATAAALSASFTAVPYVEFDTASMPNMAAYGLAIPAFVLITSSLRNRDRIPLAVIALIGVFSVHITGGVVVVTFVIAWWLLDALLRPVLGRVRDFVTLVIIAVPTLAVLLPQFLGVLQQAEVIAGHAFVTHLGRKRTLFNAIVQHTRHLNDYPIQNVIIALAGAGFVLLLTKRIWWPAAVWLVLIVSIVHSGAPFGGPVGAIVGKYSDLFYSDPRRLSAVVTLLLTPMAGYALYSLALVVVAGARRLTRRWAATREPDRRFWIGATAVLLVAVCFGLAWHYFPRHRYLMGEKYDRVIIDNKDLEAMAYLATLPGARDTLIGNANVDGTAWMYAVAGLHPLWTHYDYPVQQGPGYNRFVFWAYADDADHDPRIAEAVKALNIRYVLTSAPVVRGFVMPDGLVSLDKSKSWAKIYDNGEARIYEWRGSAPKDTQ; encoded by the coding sequence GTGAGCTTCGGGTTCGGAGTCCTGATCGCGGTCTTGTTGCTGATCCTGCCGGGTGCGGTGGTGGCGCTGGCCGGGCGGCTGCGCTGGTACGTGGCACTCGGCGTGGGGCCGGTGTTGACGTACGGCGTTGTCGGCCTGGCCATCATCCCGTTCGGTGCGATCGGCATCCGGTGGAATGTCTGGACGGCTCTGCTGGCGCTCGCGATCGTGACAGCTGTCGTGTTTGGTTTGCGGATGCTGCTCACTCGGTACCGTGCCGCCGACCCCACCGTCGACGAGGTTTCGCTGTGGCCGGCGTTGGTGGTGGCGGCCGGGGTGATCTTCGGCGCGCTGCTGATCGGCTTCGCTGCCTGGCGGGGCATGCCGTACTGGCAGTCCATCCCCAGCAACTGGGACTCCGTCTGGCACGCCAACACCATCCGCTGGATCCTCGACACCGGCCAGGCGTCCTCGACGCACATGGGTGAGCTGCGCAACGTCGAGACCCACGCGTCGCTCTACTACCCCTCGGTGTTCCACGCGCTCGGCGCCGTACTGGCCCAACTGACCGGCGCCGCACCGACCACGGCGTACACGCTCAGCTCGCTGGCGGCGGCGGTGTGGCTGTTCCCGCTCAGCGCGGGTCTGCTGACCTGGCAGCTGCTGCGGTCACGCTGGTCGCAGTGGCGCACGGCCGGGGCCGCGGCGACCGCGGCCGCGCTCTCGGCCTCATTCACCGCGGTGCCCTACGTCGAGTTCGACACCGCCTCGATGCCGAACATGGCGGCCTACGGCCTGGCCATACCGGCGTTCGTTCTGATCACCTCGTCGCTGCGGAACCGGGACCGCATCCCGCTGGCAGTGATCGCTCTGATCGGGGTGTTCTCGGTACACATCACCGGTGGCGTCGTGGTGGTCACGTTCGTGATCGCGTGGTGGCTGCTGGACGCGCTGTTACGACCGGTGCTCGGCCGCGTGCGCGACTTCGTCACCCTGGTGATCATCGCCGTGCCGACGTTGGCGGTGCTGTTGCCGCAATTCCTCGGCGTCCTCCAGCAGGCCGAGGTCATCGCCGGGCACGCCTTCGTCACCCACCTGGGCCGCAAACGAACGCTCTTCAACGCGATCGTCCAGCACACCCGGCACCTGAACGACTATCCGATCCAGAACGTGATCATCGCGCTGGCCGGGGCGGGGTTCGTCCTGCTGCTGACCAAGCGGATCTGGTGGCCGGCCGCGGTGTGGCTGGTGCTGATCGTGTCGATCGTGCATTCCGGAGCGCCATTCGGCGGCCCGGTCGGCGCGATCGTGGGCAAGTACAGCGACCTGTTCTACAGCGACCCGCGCCGGCTGTCGGCAGTGGTGACGCTACTGCTGACCCCGATGGCCGGATATGCGCTGTACTCGCTGGCGTTGGTGGTGGTGGCCGGCGCTCGCCGACTGACCAGGCGATGGGCCGCGACGCGGGAACCCGACCGCCGCTTCTGGATCGGCGCGACCGCGGTGCTGCTGGTCGCCGTCTGCTTCGGCCTGGCCTGGCACTACTTCCCGCGGCACCGCTACCTGATGGGCGAGAAGTACGACCGGGTGATCATCGACAACAAGGACCTCGAGGCGATGGCGTACCTGGCCACCCTGCCCGGGGCGCGGGACACCCTGATCGGCAACGCCAACGTCGACGGCACCGCCTGGATGTACGCGGTCGCCGGCCTGCACCCGCTGTGGACGCACTACGACTACCCCGTGCAGCAGGGCCCCGGCTACAACCGGTTCGTGTTCTGGGCATACGCCGACGACGCCGACCACGACCCCCGGATCGCCGAGGCGGTGAAGGCGCTGAACATCCGCTATGTGCTGACCAGCGCACCGGTGGTTCGCGGGTTCGTCATGCCCGACGGACTAGTGTCACTAGACAAGTCCAAGTCGTGGGCGAAGATCTACGACAACGGCGAGGCCCGCATCTACGAATGGCGCGGATCTGCGCCGAAGGACACCCAATAA
- a CDS encoding bacterial proteasome activator family protein, protein MTANTDDDNIEIITGGDEGGDDEGRSVTDLVEQPAKVMRIGTMIKQLLEEVRAAPLDDASRTRLREIHATSIRELEDGLAPELRDELERLALPFTEDSIPSDAELRIAQAQLVGWLEGLFHGIQTALFAQQMAARAQLEHMRQGALPPGIAQPGPPGVPGHGTGQYL, encoded by the coding sequence ATGACAGCCAACACAGACGACGACAACATCGAGATCATCACCGGCGGCGACGAGGGCGGCGACGACGAGGGGCGCTCCGTGACCGACCTGGTGGAGCAGCCGGCCAAGGTGATGCGGATCGGCACCATGATCAAGCAGCTGCTCGAGGAGGTGCGGGCCGCACCGCTCGACGACGCCAGCCGCACCCGGCTGCGCGAGATCCACGCGACGTCCATCCGCGAGCTCGAGGACGGCCTCGCCCCCGAGCTGCGCGATGAACTCGAACGCCTCGCGCTTCCGTTCACCGAAGACAGCATTCCGTCCGACGCCGAGCTGCGAATCGCGCAGGCTCAGCTGGTCGGCTGGCTGGAGGGCCTGTTCCACGGAATCCAGACCGCGTTGTTCGCCCAGCAGATGGCGGCCCGCGCGCAGCTGGAGCACATGCGCCAGGGTGCGCTGCCCCCGGGCATCGCGCAGCCCGGCCCGCCCGGAGTCCCCGGTCACGGCACCGGGCAGTACCTGTAG
- the wzt gene encoding galactan export ABC transporter ATP-binding subunit Wzt/RfbE, with amino-acid sequence MSSADPYIETRDAWVEFPIFDAKTRSLKKTFLGAAGGAIGRNTENVVVIEALRDITLSLKMGDRVGLVGHNGAGKSTLLRLLSGIYEPTRGSATVRGRVAPVFDLGVGMDPEISGFENIIIRGLFLGQTRKQMMAKVDEIAEFTELGEYLSMPLRTYSTGMRVRLAMGVVTSIDPEILLLDEGIGAVDADFLKKAQSRLQRLVERSGILVFASHSNEFLARLCKTAMWIDHGTVKMSGGIEDVVRAYEGEDAARHVREVLDEHKSDWSDGLATP; translated from the coding sequence GTGTCCTCCGCCGATCCGTACATCGAAACCCGCGACGCCTGGGTTGAGTTTCCGATCTTCGACGCGAAGACGCGGTCGCTGAAGAAGACGTTCCTGGGCGCCGCCGGTGGCGCGATCGGGCGCAACACCGAGAACGTCGTCGTCATCGAGGCGCTGCGGGACATCACGTTGTCGCTGAAGATGGGCGATCGGGTGGGCCTGGTCGGCCACAACGGCGCGGGCAAGTCCACCCTGCTGCGACTGCTGTCGGGAATCTACGAACCGACGCGCGGGTCGGCCACCGTTCGCGGACGGGTCGCGCCGGTGTTCGACCTCGGCGTCGGGATGGATCCGGAGATCTCCGGATTCGAGAACATCATCATCCGCGGGCTGTTCCTCGGGCAGACCCGCAAGCAGATGATGGCGAAGGTCGACGAGATCGCCGAGTTCACCGAACTCGGCGAATACCTGTCGATGCCGTTGCGGACCTACTCGACCGGTATGCGCGTGCGGCTGGCCATGGGCGTGGTCACCAGCATCGACCCGGAGATCCTGCTGCTCGACGAGGGCATCGGGGCGGTCGACGCGGACTTCCTCAAGAAGGCACAGTCACGGCTGCAGCGTCTGGTCGAACGCTCCGGAATCCTGGTGTTCGCCAGCCATTCCAACGAATTCCTGGCGCGGTTGTGCAAGACCGCGATGTGGATCGACCACGGCACCGTCAAGATGTCCGGCGGCATCGAAGACGTCGTGCGGGCGTACGAGGGTGAAGACGCGGCCCGGCATGTGCGAGAAGTGTTGGACGAGCACAAGTCCGATTGGTCCGACGGGCTCGCCACACCGTGA
- the glfT1 gene encoding galactofuranosyltransferase GlfT1: MTDKVCAVVVTHRRPDDLAKSLDALSTQTRMVDHLIVVDNDNDERVRDLVAGQPVPSTYLGSRRNLGGAGGFALGMLHALTLGPDWVWLADDDGRPKDATVLATLLDCAARHQLAEVSPMVCDLDNPDRLAFPLRRGLVWRRHVSELGDDDLLPGIASLFNGALFRASTLESVGVPDIRLFIRGDEVDMHRRLVLSGLPFGTCLKATYLHPQGSDEFKPILGGRMHTQYPDDPTKRFFTYRNRGYLQAQRGLRKLVFQEWVRFGWFFLVQRRDPKGFAEWIRLRRSGRRERFFRGERSDGKGTR; this comes from the coding sequence GTGACCGACAAGGTGTGCGCCGTCGTCGTCACGCATCGGCGGCCCGATGACCTGGCCAAGTCCCTGGACGCGCTGAGCACCCAGACCCGGATGGTCGACCACCTGATCGTCGTCGACAACGACAACGACGAACGGGTCCGTGATCTGGTCGCCGGACAACCCGTGCCGTCGACGTATCTCGGATCACGCCGAAACCTCGGTGGCGCAGGTGGTTTCGCGTTGGGCATGCTGCATGCACTCACGCTCGGCCCCGACTGGGTATGGCTGGCCGACGACGACGGGCGGCCCAAGGACGCCACCGTTCTGGCCACCCTGCTGGACTGCGCCGCGCGACATCAACTCGCCGAGGTGTCACCGATGGTCTGCGACCTCGACAACCCCGACCGGCTGGCCTTCCCACTGCGCCGCGGCCTGGTGTGGCGGCGGCACGTCTCCGAACTCGGCGACGACGATCTGCTGCCGGGAATCGCGTCGCTGTTCAACGGAGCGCTGTTCCGTGCTTCGACACTGGAATCGGTTGGTGTACCCGACATTCGGCTCTTCATCCGCGGCGACGAGGTGGACATGCACCGCAGGCTGGTGCTGTCGGGCCTGCCGTTCGGAACGTGCCTGAAAGCGACGTATCTGCATCCCCAGGGCAGTGACGAGTTCAAACCCATCCTCGGCGGACGCATGCACACGCAATATCCGGATGACCCGACCAAGCGATTCTTCACCTATCGCAACCGCGGCTACCTTCAGGCGCAGCGAGGGCTGCGCAAGCTGGTGTTCCAGGAGTGGGTGCGATTCGGATGGTTCTTCTTGGTACAGCGCCGCGACCCGAAAGGCTTCGCCGAGTGGATTCGCTTGCGGCGCTCGGGTCGGCGGGAAAGGTTCTTCCGGGGCGAGCGAAGCGACGGGAAAGGAACAAGATGA